DNA from Candidatus Limnocylindria bacterium:
AGAACGCCTATGTGCGGCGGCTGCAGCACGAGCTCGCGGAGCGCGCGAGCCTCTCGTCGCGATCGACCGGCCATGAACCCGTGCGCCGCGTGCAGATCTATCGGTGAAGCGCGGCCTCTTTCTCTCCTTCGAAGGTGGCGAGGGTTCTGGGAAATCGCTGCAGGCGGGCCGCCTTGCGGAGGCACTGACCGAACGAGGCCGCGACGTCGTTCTCACGCGCGAGCCCGGCGGGACCGCGGCCGGTGAGCGCATCCGCGACATCCTCCTGCACGCCCGCGAGATCCCGCTCAGCCCGGAGGCGCAGGCGCTCCTGTTCAGCAGCGCGCGTGCGCAGCTCGTGCGCGAGGTCATCCGCCCGGCCCTCGACGCGGGGAAGATCGTCATCGCCGACCGGTTCTTCGACTCGACCGTCGTGTATCAGGGCTACGGCCAGGGAGTCTCGCTGCAGGCGATCCGCGAGGTGACGGCGGTCGCGGTCGGTACGCTGGTGCCGGACCGCACTTTTCTCCTCGACGTGCCGGTCGAGGTCGGGCTCGCGCGCTCCGGCTGGCGCGCGGAGGCGCGGTGGGACCGGTTCGAGGCCGACGCGACCGAGCTCCACCTCCGCGTCCGCGACGCGTATCTCCGCCTCGCCGCAGCCGAGCCGCGACGCTTCGTCGTCATTGCGGCCGATCGCGATGAGGCCGCCGTGGCTGGCGACATCCGGCGCGAGGTGGACGCGCTGCTCGGCGCTCCGGCGTAGCTGGAGGGCGAGGGTATAGTCCCGCCGGGATGAAGCTCGTGGTCGCGATCGTTCACCCTGAGGACGCCGGTGCGCTCGTCGATGCCCTGACCGACAAGGAGTACCGGGTAACGCGCCTTCATTCGCAGGGCGGTTTCCTCAAGACGAGCAACGCGTCGATCCTCGTCGGCGTCGAGGAGGCGCAGGTCGAGGACGTCATCGCGACGATCCGGGAGACCTGCCACGCCCGGTCGCAGCACATCAGCCCGATGCCGCCGATCATGGAGCCGGGCGAGTTCTACATGCCTTACCCCGTGGAGGTCACCTTCGGGGGAGCGACCGTCTTCGTCCTCGACGTGGCCCGCTACGAACGCCTCTAGTCGCGCAGGTCGGTCGCGATGGTCAATGCCGACCGACGCGATAGTCAATCGAGGTTGGTCATTGTTGGGGATGTGAGCTAGGCCGGGCCGCATGCAGGCTGCCGCACGATGCCCGAAGCGTTCGTTCTGGTGCTGGTTCGTGGTCGGCGGCGCGCTGTCGAGGTCGTTCGACCGGTCCTGGTCTAGGCCGCTAGCACGGGACGGCGTTACAGCTCGCGCGATTTCTCCAGTCGGACGGCGGCCTCGGCGCGGTTCGACGCGCCGAGCTTGGCGCGCGCATTCGCGAGATGACGCGCGACGGTGTGCGGGCTGAGGTACAGGCGTTCCGCGATCTGGCGATTCGTGAGGCCGTCCGCCGCCAGCGACAACACCTCGACCTCGCGTTCGCTCAGGGTCATGGTCGGCCCTGCGTGCGAAGACAGTTTCGCGGCGGAGCGGCCCACGTCGTCGTTGCGCTTCGCGAGCCGCGCGAGGATGTCCCGCGCTTGCATCGTGCCGACGAGCCCGAGGACGTCGACGGCCGCAGTGCGCGCGGCGCTCGCCACGTTTGGGTCGTCCAGGTGGCGCATGACGACCTCCGTCGTGACCGCGGGCCTGCCCGCCGTGAGCGCGAGCTCGAGGATCGATCGGCCGCGCTCGCCGGTGACCGTCATCGCTAGCGCCGCATCCGCCGCGACATCTGGCGGAGTGAGGATCGGCTGCCGCCATGCGGTGATGTCGAGGAGCCGATGGAGGCGGCCCGCCGTCGAGCCCTGCGGCTCGATCGCGAGCATCCACACCAAGGCACTGATCTGCAGCCACACGTTGCCTGCGCGCCGAGCAAGGTGCTCGGCTTCGCGGAAGGCGTCGTAGTTCCGCTCGGCGTAGCCCGAGAGGAACACGGGCAGGCCTCGGAGACCGGGCGTGCCGCGTCGCGCCTTTGCGAGAAGTCCCGCAAGCTCGGTATCTCGACTGCGCCGTCCCGCGCGAAGCTCACTGGCCACGATCCATGAGATGCCTTGCAGCTCGGCGCGGGGCGCCGCCAGCCGCACCGCGATGCGCTCTGCGACGTGTGCCGCCCACCCGAGTGAGTCGTCATCTCGCAGCGCGAGGAACGGCATGAGATAGAAGAGCATCTCCCAGACGCCCAGTGGCGACGGCCCCGTCGGGCGGCACGCATGCGCAGGAAACGCGAGCTCGAACTCATGCTTTTCGCCCATGCCGAGCCGAACCAGCTTCGCTAGATCGTGTGCGACGACGCGTAGCGGCT
Protein-coding regions in this window:
- the tmk gene encoding dTMP kinase, which produces MKRGLFLSFEGGEGSGKSLQAGRLAEALTERGRDVVLTREPGGTAAGERIRDILLHAREIPLSPEAQALLFSSARAQLVREVIRPALDAGKIVIADRFFDSTVVYQGYGQGVSLQAIREVTAVAVGTLVPDRTFLLDVPVEVGLARSGWRAEARWDRFEADATELHLRVRDAYLRLAAAEPRRFVVIAADRDEAAVAGDIRREVDALLGAPA
- a CDS encoding cyclic-di-AMP receptor codes for the protein MKLVVAIVHPEDAGALVDALTDKEYRVTRLHSQGGFLKTSNASILVGVEEAQVEDVIATIRETCHARSQHISPMPPIMEPGEFYMPYPVEVTFGGATVFVLDVARYERL
- a CDS encoding LuxR C-terminal-related transcriptional regulator; this encodes MGEKHEFELAFPAHACRPTGPSPLGVWEMLFYLMPFLALRDDDSLGWAAHVAERIAVRLAAPRAELQGISWIVASELRAGRRSRDTELAGLLAKARRGTPGLRGLPVFLSGYAERNYDAFREAEHLARRAGNVWLQISALVWMLAIEPQGSTAGRLHRLLDITAWRQPILTPPDVAADAALAMTVTGERGRSILELALTAGRPAVTTEVVMRHLDDPNVASAARTAAVDVLGLVGTMQARDILARLAKRNDDVGRSAAKLSSHAGPTMTLSEREVEVLSLAADGLTNRQIAERLYLSPHTVARHLANARAKLGASNRAEAAVRLEKSREL